A single genomic interval of Carassius auratus strain Wakin chromosome 30, ASM336829v1, whole genome shotgun sequence harbors:
- the LOC113049608 gene encoding 3-hydroxy-3-methylglutaryl-coenzyme A reductase-like — protein MLTRLFRIHGLFVASHPWEVIVATVTLTICMMSMNMFTGNNQICGWNFDCPKLEEQILSSDIIILTITRCIAIVYIYFQFQNLRQLGSKYILGIAGLFTIFSSFVFSTVVIHFLDKELTGLNEALPFFLLLIDLSKACALAKFALSSNSQDEVRENIAKGMAVLGPTFTLDALVECLVIGVGTMSGVRQLEIMCCFGCMSVLANYFVFMTFFPACVSLVLEVSRESREGRPIWQLSHFARVLEEEEDNKPNPVTQRVKMIMSLGLVMVHAHSRWIADPTSSSGTLDLPQVGVSLNDNMPKRIEPDMPLWHFYLSRMISMDIEQVITLGLALFLAVKYIFFEQVEMESTLSLKVPTPSSMLAQKWSPDQCCRKEVPVSSKPEKTPTPPPVVTKEERDLVIRPLPAPKEPEHKHTFVLGEDEAQEIVDASETAISVPAEPRPVEDCLSILKNPDMGARYLSDEEVIVLVNSKHIPAYKLEAMMESPERGVMIRRKMLSPKFPEPKALTCLPYKDYDYSKVMGTCCENVIGYMPVPVGVAGPLLLDGKQFQVPMATTEGCLVASTNRGCRAIALAGGASSRVLADGMTRGPVVRLPSACQAAEVKAWLESDEGFKSIKQAFDQTSRFARLEKLLIGLASRNLYIRFQSRTGDAMGMNMISKGTEQALARLKEEFPELQILAVSGNYCTDKKPAAINWIEGRGKSVVCETTIPAKVVREILKTSTEALVDVNISKNLIGSAMAGSIGGYNAHAANIVAAIYIACGQDPAQTVGSSNCITIMEASGPTREDLYISCTMPSIELGTVGGGTNLPPQQACLQMLGVLGASQECPGENARQLARVVCATVLAGELSLMSALTAGHLVKSHMTHNRSKVNLQEAPGTCTKQAS, from the exons ATGCTGACGAGACTTTTCCGAATCCACGGCCTGTTTGTGGCCTCCCATCCTTGGGAAGTCATTGTGGCTACTGTGACTCTCACCATCTGCATGATGTCCATGAATATGTTCACTGGAAATAACCAGATCTGTGGATGGAACTTTGATTGCCCCAAATTGGAGGAG CAAATCTTAAGCAGCGATATCATTATCCTGACTATCACAAGATGCATAGCAATCGTCTATATTTACTTTCAATTCCAAAATCTTCGACAGTTAGGATCCAAATACATATTGG GCATTGCAggacttttcacaatattctccAGTTTTGTGTTTAGCACAGTCGTGATTCACTTCCTGGACAAGGAGCTCACAGGCCTCAA TGAGGCCTTGCCATTCTTTCTGCTGTTGATTGATCTCTCCAAAGCATGTGCTCTGGCTAAGTTTGCTTTGAGTTCAAACTCACAG GACGAGGTGAGGGAGAATATTGCCAAAGGAATGGCTGTTTTAGGACCCACTTTTACTCTGGATGCCCTTGTGGAGTGCCTGGTGATTGGTGTGGGGACAATGTCAG GTGTGCGACAGCTTGAGATCATGTGCTGCTTTGGTTGCATGTCTGTCCTGGCGAACTACTTTGTGTTCATGACCTTCTTCCCGGCCTGTGTCTCTCTTGTGCTGGAG GTGTCTAGAGAGAGCAGGGAGGGACGACCCATCTGGCAGCTGAGTCACTTTGCTAGAGTtctggaggaggaagaggacaaCAAGCCTAACCCTGTCACACAAAGAGTCAAAATGATCATG TCTCTCGGCCTGGTCATGGTTCATGCTCATAGCCGGTGGATTGCAGATCCCACGTCAAGTAGTGGAACTCTTGATCTTCCTCAAGTTGGAGTGAGCCTGAATGACAATATGCCCAAGAGAATTGAGCCAGACATGCCCCTTTGGCACTTTTACCTGTCCAG GATGATCAGCATGGATATTGAGCAGGTGATCACACTGGGTCTTGCTCTGTTCCTGGCTGTGAAGTACATTTTCTTCGAGCAGGTGGAGATGGAGTCTACCCTTTCCCTGAAAGTCCCCACTCCAAGCTCCATGCTCGCTCAGAAATGGTCTCCTGATCAGTGCTGTAGGAAAGAGGTTCCCGTTTCCAGCAAGCCTGAGAAAACCCCAACTCCCCCTCCAGTGGTTACCAAAGAGGAAAGAG ATTTAGTGATTCGGCCCCTGCCTGCCCCAAAAGAGCCCGAGCATAAACATACTTTTGTTTTGGGAGAGGATGAAGCTCAGGAGATTGTTGATGCGTCGGAGACTGCGATCAGTGTACCTGCTGAACCCAGACCTGTGGAAGACTGTCTGTCCATTCTGAAAAACCCCGAT ATGGGCGCTCGCTACCTCAGCGATGAAGAGGTGATCGTGTTGGTGAACTCAAAGCACATCCCAGCTTACAAATTGGAAGCCATGATGGAAAGCCCTGAGAGAGGGGTGATGATCCGTAGGAAAATGCTCAGCCCCAAATTCCCAGAGCCCAAAGCTCTCACCTGCCTGCCTTATAAAGACTACGACTACTCTAAG GTGATGGGAACATGTTGTGAGAACGTCATCGGCTACATGCCAGTTCCTGTGGGGGTTGCTGGTCCTCTGTTATTGGATGGAAAGCAGTTTCAGGTCCCCATGGCAACAACTGAGGGCTGCCTGGTTGCCAGCACAAATAGAGGCTGCAGAGCTATTGCA TTGGCAGGTGGTGCCAGTAGTCGTGTTCTTGCAGATGGTATGACCAGAGGGCCGGTGGTGCGCCTGCCTTCTGCCTGTCAGGCGGCTGAAGTCAAGGCCTGGCTGGAAAGTGATGAGGGCTTTAAGAGCATCAAGCAGGCCTTTGACCAGACCAGCAG gTTCGCACGATTGGAGAAGCTTCTGATCGGCCTGGCGAGTCGCAATCTATACATCCGATTCCAGTCCAGAACTGGAGATGCAATGGGGATGAACATGATCTCAAAA GGCACAGAACAGGCTCTTGCAAGGCTGAAGGAGGAATTTCCAGAGCTTCAAATTTTGGCTGTTAGTGGAAACTACTGCACTGACAAAAAACCTGCCGCCATCAACTGGATTGAAGGCAGGGGCAAATCAGTGGTGTGTGAGACCACCATCCCAGCCAAAGTTGTCAGAGAG aTTTTAAAGACGTCGACCGAGGCTCTGGTAGATGTCAACATCAGCAAGAACTTGATTGGATCTGCTATGGCTGGAAGCATCGGAGGTTATAACGCTCATGCTGCCAACATCGTAGCCGCTATCTATATTGCATGTGGACAG GACCCAGCGCAGACAGTGGGCAGCTCTAATTGTATCACTATCATGGAAGCGTCAGGCCCCACCAGAGAGGATCTTTATATCAGCTGTACTATGCCCTCCATTGAGCTGGGCACTGTGGGCGGAGGCACGAACCTCCCCCCCCAGCAGGCTTGTTTACAG ATGTTAGGTGTGCTGGGTGCCAGTCAGGAGTGCCCGGGTGAAAATGCCCGACAGCTTGCCAGGGTGGTGTGTGCTACTGTGCTTGCAGGAGAGCTGTCACTCATGTCTGCACTCACTGCTGGACACCTGGTCAAAAGTCACATGACTCACAACAG ATCAAAAGTGAATTTGCAAGAAGCTCCAGGAACATGTACGAAGCAGGCATCTTAA